One segment of Mycolicibacterium baixiangningiae DNA contains the following:
- the map gene encoding type I methionyl aminopeptidase, translating to MSVRTALRPGELSPTLPVPKSIARPEYAWRPTVDEGNEPWVQTPEVIEKMRIAGRIAAGALAEAGRAVAPGVTTDHLDRIAHDYMVDHGAYPSTLGYKGFPKSCCTSLNEVICHGIPDSTVVEDGDIVNIDVTAYIDGVHGDTNATFLAGNVAEEHRLLVERTHEATMRAIKAVKPGRALSVVGRVIEAYANRFGYNVVRDFTGHGIGTTFHNGLVVLHYDQPSVETVMEPGMTFTIEPMINLGGLDYEIWNDGWTVVTKDRKWTAQFEHTLVVTETGAEILTLP from the coding sequence ATGTCTGTGCGCACCGCCCTCCGCCCCGGCGAGCTCTCCCCGACGCTGCCGGTGCCCAAATCGATCGCGCGCCCCGAGTACGCGTGGCGGCCGACCGTCGACGAGGGCAACGAACCCTGGGTACAGACGCCCGAGGTGATCGAGAAGATGCGCATCGCCGGTCGCATCGCCGCGGGCGCCCTGGCGGAGGCGGGCAGGGCCGTCGCGCCCGGCGTCACCACCGACCACCTGGACCGCATCGCCCACGACTACATGGTCGACCACGGCGCCTACCCGTCCACTCTGGGCTACAAGGGCTTTCCGAAATCCTGCTGCACGTCGCTGAACGAGGTCATCTGCCACGGCATTCCGGACTCGACCGTCGTCGAGGACGGAGACATCGTCAACATCGACGTCACCGCGTACATCGACGGCGTCCACGGGGACACCAACGCCACCTTCCTTGCCGGCAACGTCGCCGAGGAGCACCGGCTGCTCGTCGAACGCACCCACGAGGCGACGATGCGGGCGATCAAGGCGGTCAAGCCGGGCCGCGCGCTCTCGGTGGTCGGCCGGGTCATCGAGGCGTACGCGAACCGGTTCGGATACAACGTCGTTCGCGACTTCACCGGCCACGGCATCGGCACGACATTCCACAACGGGCTGGTGGTGCTGCACTACGACCAGCCCAGCGTCGAGACCGTCATGGAACCCGGTATGACCTTCACCATCGAACCGATGATCAACCTAGGCGGGTTGGATTACGAGATCTGGAACGACGGCTGGACCGTGGTCACCAAGGACCGCAAGTGGACCGCCCAGTTCGAGCACACCCTGGTGGTCACCGAGACGGGCGCCGAGATCCTCACCCTGCCGTGA
- a CDS encoding PaaI family thioesterase — protein sequence MKTTPDHLLGQLGIHDLLETDERMVVEMENRPNLANTRGALQGGLVATLIDIAGGRLADRLVADGQSVTTADMTVHFLAPVVVGPARAEATVVRAGKRIIVTAVDVTDVGRDRLAARATLSFAVLDPR from the coding sequence ATGAAGACCACCCCTGACCACCTGCTCGGCCAGTTGGGTATCCACGATCTGCTGGAGACCGACGAGCGCATGGTCGTCGAGATGGAGAACCGGCCGAACCTGGCCAACACCCGCGGCGCGTTGCAGGGCGGCCTCGTCGCGACCCTGATCGACATCGCCGGCGGCCGCTTGGCCGACCGGCTGGTCGCCGACGGACAGAGCGTCACGACGGCGGATATGACCGTGCACTTCCTGGCACCGGTCGTCGTGGGTCCCGCCCGCGCCGAGGCGACGGTCGTGCGCGCGGGCAAGCGCATCATCGTGACCGCGGTCGACGTCACCGATGTGGGACGTGACCGCCTCGCCGCACGCGCCACGCTGAGTTTCGCGGTCCTCGACCCCCGCTGA
- a CDS encoding DUF1707 SHOCT-like domain-containing protein: MTTPAHNGDARPDPMPMRISDADRNGTLRRLHNAVALGLIDIDEFEERSALVSQARMRSDLDALVTDLPGPGAIVTSATDRVELRGVFGSLKRQGEWIVPTRLALHRRMGSIDLDLTRARFAGPMVVIELDLKFGGLDLRLPDGASASIDDVEVIVGSASDHRRDVPAEGRPHVVLTGRVVWGSVDIRGPQTGWLRRPRFLGERG, encoded by the coding sequence ATGACGACCCCGGCCCACAACGGTGACGCCCGTCCCGACCCCATGCCGATGCGGATCTCCGACGCCGACCGCAACGGCACTCTGCGGCGATTACACAATGCCGTCGCGCTCGGCCTCATCGACATCGACGAGTTCGAGGAACGCTCGGCCCTCGTCTCGCAGGCACGGATGCGTTCCGATCTCGACGCGTTGGTCACCGACCTCCCGGGACCCGGGGCGATCGTCACGTCCGCCACCGACCGCGTCGAGCTGCGCGGGGTGTTCGGTTCGCTGAAGCGCCAGGGGGAGTGGATCGTGCCGACGCGGCTGGCGCTGCACCGTCGCATGGGGTCGATCGATCTCGACCTCACCCGCGCGCGGTTCGCCGGACCGATGGTCGTCATCGAACTCGACCTGAAGTTCGGCGGGCTCGACCTGCGGCTGCCCGACGGCGCGAGTGCTTCGATCGACGACGTCGAGGTGATCGTCGGGAGCGCATCCGACCACCGCAGGGACGTTCCCGCGGAGGGCAGGCCGCACGTGGTGCTCACCGGCAGGGTGGTGTGGGGCTCGGTCGACATCCGCGGCCCCCAGACGGGGTGGCTGCGCCGGCCGAGATTCCTCGGCGAGCGCGGCTGA
- a CDS encoding penicillin-binding transpeptidase domain-containing protein has translation MATKTSAATRVTCLLTVATVLGSLGLAGCTPKPNGPEPTAEEFFTALATGDTAAAAELADRPADARAALNEAWAGLQATHLDAQILGSKYSEDTGAITYRYTWHLPKNRTWTYDGQLNMVRDEGRWEVRWATTGLHPRLGENQSFALRADPPPRASVNERGGSDVLVPGYRYHFALDAKAAGAELMSTARVVADALRPFNPTVDAQRLAEQASSMAEPMSLTMLNQADHDRVAGLLGPRPGVVITPQADMLPTDERFAPAIVNEVKKEVADELDGRSGWRVVTVNQNGVDVDVLNEVPGDPAPSVTISLDRAVQTAAQNAVNFTGKQAMIVAIKASTGEILAVAQNAAADAEGPLATMGLYPPGSTFKIVTAGAAIERDMATPNTLLGCPGHMDIGHRTVPNYGGFDLGTVPMSRAFASSCNTTFAELASRMPPRGLTTAAAQYGIGPDYQIEGIPTVSGSVPPTVNLAERTEDGFGQGKVVVSPFGMALVAATVAAGQTPVPRLIEGRDTVITGEHGPVSPKVVDSLRPMMRLVVTNGTAKDLADAGDVRGKTGEAEFAGGSHSWFAGYRGDLAFAALIVGGGSSEYAVQMLRGMLDGLPAGYLA, from the coding sequence ATGGCAACTAAAACCTCAGCAGCAACAAGGGTCACCTGTCTGCTCACGGTGGCCACAGTTCTGGGCAGCCTGGGCTTGGCCGGCTGCACCCCCAAGCCGAACGGTCCCGAACCCACGGCGGAGGAGTTCTTCACCGCCCTGGCGACCGGCGACACCGCCGCCGCAGCCGAACTCGCCGACCGGCCCGCCGATGCCCGCGCCGCGCTCAACGAAGCCTGGGCGGGACTGCAGGCGACGCACCTCGACGCGCAGATCCTCGGTTCGAAATACTCCGAGGACACCGGGGCCATCACCTACCGCTACACGTGGCACCTGCCCAAGAACCGCACGTGGACCTACGACGGTCAGCTCAACATGGTGCGTGACGAGGGGCGCTGGGAAGTCCGTTGGGCCACAACGGGTCTGCATCCCCGGCTGGGAGAGAACCAGTCGTTCGCGCTGCGCGCCGACCCACCGCCGCGAGCCTCGGTCAACGAGCGCGGCGGCAGCGACGTGCTGGTGCCCGGCTATCGCTACCACTTCGCCCTGGACGCGAAAGCGGCCGGCGCCGAGCTGATGTCGACCGCTCGAGTGGTCGCCGACGCGCTGCGACCCTTCAACCCCACCGTCGATGCGCAGCGCCTGGCCGAACAGGCGAGCTCGATGGCCGAACCGATGAGCCTGACGATGCTCAACCAGGCCGACCACGACCGGGTGGCCGGCCTGCTCGGCCCGCGGCCGGGGGTGGTCATCACCCCGCAGGCCGACATGCTGCCCACCGACGAGCGTTTCGCGCCGGCCATCGTCAACGAGGTCAAGAAGGAGGTCGCCGACGAACTCGACGGCCGCTCCGGATGGCGGGTGGTCACCGTCAACCAGAACGGTGTCGACGTCGACGTCCTCAACGAGGTTCCGGGGGATCCGGCACCCTCGGTGACCATCAGCCTCGACCGTGCCGTGCAGACCGCCGCGCAGAACGCGGTGAACTTCACCGGCAAGCAGGCGATGATCGTCGCGATCAAGGCCTCCACCGGCGAGATACTCGCCGTCGCGCAGAACGCCGCCGCCGACGCGGAGGGCCCGCTGGCCACCATGGGGCTGTACCCGCCGGGGTCGACCTTCAAGATCGTCACCGCCGGTGCCGCGATCGAACGCGATATGGCCACCCCGAACACGCTGCTCGGCTGCCCGGGGCACATGGACATCGGCCATCGCACGGTGCCCAACTACGGCGGTTTCGATCTCGGCACGGTGCCGATGTCGCGGGCCTTCGCGAGTTCCTGCAACACCACCTTCGCCGAACTCGCCAGCCGCATGCCGCCGCGGGGGTTGACCACCGCGGCCGCCCAATACGGCATCGGCCCCGACTATCAGATCGAGGGCATCCCCACGGTGTCCGGGTCGGTGCCGCCGACCGTCAACCTCGCCGAGCGCACCGAGGACGGTTTCGGGCAGGGCAAGGTGGTGGTCAGCCCGTTCGGGATGGCGCTGGTCGCCGCGACCGTCGCCGCGGGACAGACCCCGGTGCCCCGGCTGATCGAAGGCCGCGACACCGTCATCACCGGCGAACACGGACCCGTGAGCCCCAAAGTGGTCGACTCCCTGCGCCCGATGATGCGGCTGGTGGTGACCAACGGCACCGCCAAGGATCTGGCCGACGCCGGTGACGTACGCGGGAAGACCGGGGAGGCCGAGTTCGCCGGCGGTTCCCACTCGTGGTTCGCCGGTTACCGCGGTGACCTCGCCTTCGCCGCGCTCATCGTCGGCGGCGGCAGCTCGGAGTACGCGGTGCAGATGCTGCGCGGCATGCTCGACGGACTGCCCGCCGGCTACCTGGCCTGA
- a CDS encoding GNAT family N-acetyltransferase, translating into MTDADDVVLDSSAARREIADALVRALERRHELLDAIVASEDHDAAVEAVAALLGTSAVGGEAVLGLSFDRLTKVSRRRIAAELEDLDNQLSFTRGERSSHPEPVALRPFSAADDRDVFAARTTDVPSAGDGSGAPAGALDDEISAAVDRVDAEEAVWLVAIAGGQKVGMVFGELAGGEVNVRIWIRPEHRKRGYGTAVLRASRSEMAAYFPAVPLVVRAPAAGA; encoded by the coding sequence ATGACTGATGCCGACGATGTCGTCCTTGACAGCAGCGCCGCCCGCCGGGAGATCGCCGACGCATTGGTGCGGGCGCTGGAACGCCGGCACGAGTTGCTCGACGCGATCGTTGCCTCCGAGGACCACGACGCGGCCGTCGAAGCGGTCGCCGCGCTGCTCGGGACATCGGCGGTCGGCGGTGAAGCAGTGCTGGGGCTGTCCTTCGACCGGTTGACGAAGGTGTCGCGGCGCCGGATCGCCGCCGAACTCGAAGACCTCGACAATCAGCTCAGCTTCACCAGGGGCGAGCGGTCGTCACACCCCGAACCTGTTGCGCTGCGGCCCTTTTCCGCCGCCGACGATCGCGACGTCTTCGCCGCGCGTACCACGGATGTCCCTTCCGCCGGTGACGGTTCGGGCGCGCCGGCCGGTGCGCTCGACGACGAGATCAGCGCTGCCGTCGACCGTGTGGACGCCGAGGAGGCGGTCTGGCTGGTCGCGATCGCCGGGGGCCAGAAGGTTGGCATGGTGTTCGGCGAACTGGCCGGCGGTGAAGTGAACGTGCGCATCTGGATCCGCCCGGAGCACCGCAAGCGGGGCTACGGGACCGCAGTGCTGCGAGCCTCGCGGTCAGAGATGGCGGCCTACTTCCCGGCGGTGCCCCTGGTGGTGCGGGCACCGGCGGCGGGAGCCTGA
- a CDS encoding GNAT family N-acetyltransferase, whose product MSAPPLFRLADDRRVSVVRDVAAVQRVLDDDPVGSCMVASRVADHGVEPGAIGGELWTRRHATESLCYAGANLIPLRGEPADMHAFADKATSSARRCSSLVGRAELVLPMWGRLERAWGPARDVRDHQPLMALDTLPTTPVDPAVRPVRIDELDAYLVAAIDMFIGEVGVDPRAGDGGRGYRRRVAGLIAAGRAWARFERGQVVFKAEVGSQSPAVGQIQGVWVHPDWRGHGLGTAGTAALAAAVVRGGRIASLYVNSYNTVARATYARIGFREVGTFATVLLD is encoded by the coding sequence ATGTCGGCTCCGCCGCTCTTCCGCCTCGCCGACGACCGTCGAGTCTCGGTGGTGCGCGACGTGGCAGCGGTCCAGCGGGTGCTCGACGACGATCCGGTCGGCAGCTGCATGGTCGCCTCGCGGGTGGCCGATCACGGCGTCGAGCCCGGCGCGATCGGCGGCGAACTGTGGACGCGCCGCCACGCCACCGAATCGCTGTGCTACGCCGGGGCGAACCTCATCCCGCTGCGCGGTGAGCCCGCCGATATGCATGCCTTTGCCGACAAGGCCACCAGCAGCGCCAGACGGTGTTCTTCGCTGGTGGGCCGCGCCGAGCTCGTGCTCCCGATGTGGGGGCGCCTGGAACGGGCGTGGGGTCCGGCTCGCGATGTCCGCGACCATCAGCCGCTGATGGCGCTCGACACCCTGCCCACCACTCCCGTCGATCCGGCGGTGCGGCCGGTCCGCATCGACGAACTCGACGCCTACCTGGTGGCGGCCATCGACATGTTCATCGGTGAAGTGGGCGTCGACCCCCGTGCGGGCGACGGTGGCCGCGGCTACCGACGCCGTGTCGCGGGCCTGATCGCGGCGGGCCGCGCGTGGGCGCGCTTCGAGCGCGGCCAGGTCGTGTTCAAGGCGGAGGTCGGATCGCAATCGCCTGCTGTCGGCCAGATCCAGGGCGTCTGGGTCCATCCCGACTGGCGCGGCCACGGGTTGGGTACCGCAGGCACCGCGGCGCTGGCGGCCGCCGTCGTCCGCGGTGGGCGGATCGCCAGCCTCTACGTCAACAGCTACAACACGGTGGCCCGGGCGACATACGCCCGCATCGGCTTCCGTGAGGTCGGCACCTTCGCCACCGTGCTGCTCGACTGA
- the ispG gene encoding flavodoxin-dependent (E)-4-hydroxy-3-methylbut-2-enyl-diphosphate synthase, whose amino-acid sequence MTSGPAIGLGMPPAPPPVLAPRRKTRQLMVRDVGVGSDYRVSVQSMCTTKTHDINATLQQIAELTASGCDIVRVACPRQEDADALSVIAKKSKIPVIADIHFQPKYIFAAIDAGCAAVRVNPGNIKEFDGRVGEVARAAGDAGIPIRIGVNAGSLDKRFMQKYGKATPEALVESALWEASLFEEHGFGNIKISVKHNDPVVMVAAYEQLAAQCDYPLHLGVTEAGPAFQGTIKSAVAFGALLSRGIGDTIRVSLSAPPVEEIKVGNQILESLNLRPRKLEIVSCPSCGRAQVDVYTLANEVSAGLEGMEVPLRVAVMGCVVNGPGEAREADLGVASGNGKGQIFVKGEVIKTVPEAQIVETLIEEAMRIAAEIESVSGDSPEGSASGSPVVTVS is encoded by the coding sequence ATGACTTCCGGCCCCGCCATCGGGCTTGGTATGCCGCCCGCACCGCCGCCGGTGCTGGCGCCGCGGCGAAAGACGCGCCAACTGATGGTGCGCGACGTCGGCGTGGGCAGCGACTATCGGGTATCGGTCCAGTCGATGTGCACCACCAAGACCCACGACATCAACGCCACCCTGCAGCAGATCGCCGAACTGACGGCGTCGGGCTGCGACATCGTGCGGGTGGCGTGCCCGCGGCAGGAAGACGCCGACGCACTGTCGGTGATCGCCAAGAAGTCCAAGATCCCGGTGATCGCCGACATCCACTTCCAGCCGAAGTACATCTTCGCCGCGATCGACGCCGGATGTGCGGCGGTGCGCGTGAACCCCGGCAACATCAAGGAATTCGACGGCCGGGTCGGCGAAGTCGCCAGGGCGGCCGGTGACGCGGGCATCCCCATCCGCATCGGCGTCAACGCCGGGTCGCTGGACAAGCGCTTCATGCAGAAGTACGGCAAGGCCACACCCGAGGCGCTGGTGGAGTCGGCGCTGTGGGAAGCCTCGCTGTTCGAGGAACACGGGTTCGGCAACATCAAGATCAGCGTCAAGCACAACGATCCGGTCGTGATGGTGGCCGCCTACGAACAACTCGCCGCGCAGTGCGACTACCCGCTGCACCTCGGGGTGACCGAGGCCGGGCCGGCGTTCCAGGGCACCATCAAGTCCGCGGTCGCGTTCGGTGCGTTGCTGTCGCGGGGGATCGGGGACACGATCCGGGTGTCGCTGTCCGCGCCGCCGGTCGAAGAGATCAAGGTCGGCAACCAGATCCTCGAGTCGCTCAACCTGCGGCCCCGCAAGCTGGAGATCGTGTCGTGCCCGTCGTGCGGGCGTGCCCAGGTCGACGTGTACACGCTGGCCAACGAGGTGTCCGCGGGGCTGGAGGGCATGGAGGTGCCGCTGCGGGTCGCCGTGATGGGCTGTGTGGTCAACGGTCCCGGCGAGGCGCGCGAAGCCGACCTCGGGGTGGCCTCCGGCAACGGGAAGGGCCAGATCTTCGTCAAGGGCGAGGTCATCAAGACCGTGCCCGAAGCGCAGATCGTCGAGACGCTGATCGAGGAGGCCATGCGCATCGCCGCCGAGATCGAATCGGTCAGCGGCGACAGCCCGGAGGGAAGTGCCAGCGGTTCGCCTGTGGTGACCGTAAGCTGA
- a CDS encoding M50 family metallopeptidase — protein sequence MMFALGIVLFALAILVSVALHECGHMWVARATGMKVRRYFVGFGPTVWSTRRPNRLGSTEYGLKAVPLGGFCDIAGMTSVEELAPEDRPYAMYRQKVWKRVAVLFAGPGMNFVIGLVLIYAIAVIWGLPNLNPPTAAIVGQTGCVAPQVSKDQVGECTGPGPAAEAGIRAGDVIVKVGDTDVATFDDARVTLQKASGPTPIVIERDGEKLTKVVDVTQTQRFTGEGDQPSTVGAIGIGAAQFGPTQHNALSAVPATFAFTGDLAVELGKSLAKIPTKVGALVESIGGGERDPETPISVVGASIIGGDTVEAGLWVAFWFFLAQLNFVLGAVNLLPLLPFDGGHIAIAVFEKIRNMIRSARGMVAAGPVNYLKLMPATYVVLVVVVGYMLLTVTADLVNPIRLFQ from the coding sequence ATGATGTTTGCTCTCGGCATCGTGCTCTTCGCGCTGGCCATCCTGGTGTCGGTGGCGCTGCACGAGTGCGGGCACATGTGGGTCGCGCGGGCCACCGGGATGAAGGTTCGGCGGTATTTCGTCGGGTTCGGTCCGACCGTGTGGTCGACCCGGCGGCCCAACCGCCTCGGCAGCACCGAGTACGGCCTCAAGGCCGTACCGCTCGGCGGGTTCTGTGACATCGCCGGGATGACGTCGGTCGAGGAACTCGCACCGGAGGACCGGCCGTACGCCATGTACCGGCAGAAGGTGTGGAAGCGCGTCGCGGTGCTGTTCGCCGGGCCCGGGATGAACTTCGTCATCGGTCTGGTGCTCATCTACGCGATCGCCGTGATCTGGGGCCTGCCGAATCTGAACCCGCCGACCGCCGCCATCGTCGGTCAAACCGGTTGTGTGGCACCGCAGGTCAGCAAGGATCAGGTGGGCGAGTGCACCGGGCCGGGCCCGGCCGCCGAGGCCGGCATCCGTGCGGGCGACGTGATCGTCAAGGTCGGCGACACCGATGTGGCGACCTTCGACGATGCCCGGGTGACGCTGCAGAAGGCCTCCGGTCCGACCCCGATCGTGATCGAGCGCGACGGTGAGAAACTCACCAAGGTCGTCGACGTCACGCAGACCCAACGTTTCACCGGCGAGGGCGACCAGCCGTCGACGGTCGGCGCCATCGGTATCGGTGCCGCGCAGTTCGGGCCCACCCAGCACAACGCGCTGTCGGCGGTGCCCGCGACGTTCGCCTTCACCGGCGACCTGGCCGTCGAACTGGGCAAATCGCTGGCCAAGATCCCCACGAAGGTGGGTGCGCTGGTGGAGTCCATCGGCGGCGGCGAGCGTGATCCGGAAACGCCGATCAGCGTGGTCGGTGCCAGCATCATCGGCGGCGACACCGTCGAAGCCGGGCTGTGGGTGGCCTTCTGGTTCTTCCTGGCCCAGCTCAACTTCGTCCTCGGCGCGGTGAACCTGCTGCCGCTGCTGCCGTTCGACGGCGGCCACATCGCCATCGCCGTGTTCGAGAAGATCCGCAACATGATCCGGTCGGCGCGCGGCATGGTGGCCGCGGGGCCGGTGAACTACCTCAAGCTCATGCCCGCCACCTACGTAGTGTTGGTGGTGGTGGTCGGCTACATGCTGCTGACCGTGACCGCTGACCTGGTCAACCCGATCAGGTTGTTCCAATAG
- the dxr gene encoding 1-deoxy-D-xylulose-5-phosphate reductoisomerase, with amino-acid sequence MGRVGTRLRVLILGSTGSIGTQALDVIAANPDRFEVVGLAAGGANPDLLARQRAETGVTDVAVTDPKAAEQIGDVTYTGPDAVTRLVENTGADVVLNALVGALGLEPTLAALATGARLALANKESLVAGGPLVLRAAAPGQIVSVDSEHSAMAQCLRGGTAGEVAKLVLTASGGPFLGWSAQDLLSVTPEQAGKHPTWSMGPMNTLNSATLVNKGLELIETHLLFGIDYERIQVVVHPQSIVHSMATFTDGSTLAQASPPDMKLPIALALGWPDRVPGAASACDFSTASTWEFLPLDDEVFPAVQLAREAGRRGGSLTAVYNAANEEAAAAFLAGRIRFPEIVDTVADVVRAADQWAAEPATVEEVLDAQRWARDRAGRAVERAATPSSKGLVTR; translated from the coding sequence ATGGGGCGCGTGGGCACAAGACTCCGGGTGCTGATCCTGGGCAGCACCGGGTCGATCGGCACCCAGGCACTGGACGTGATCGCCGCCAATCCCGACCGCTTCGAGGTGGTCGGACTCGCCGCCGGCGGTGCGAACCCCGATCTGCTGGCTCGCCAGCGAGCCGAGACGGGGGTCACCGACGTCGCCGTCACCGACCCCAAGGCAGCCGAACAGATCGGCGACGTCACCTACACCGGACCCGATGCGGTGACCCGGTTGGTGGAGAACACCGGCGCCGACGTGGTGCTCAACGCACTCGTCGGGGCGCTCGGGCTCGAGCCGACGCTGGCCGCACTGGCCACCGGCGCGCGGCTGGCGCTGGCCAACAAGGAATCGTTGGTCGCCGGGGGGCCGTTGGTGTTGCGGGCCGCCGCGCCGGGCCAGATCGTGTCCGTCGACTCCGAACACTCCGCGATGGCGCAGTGCCTGCGCGGTGGCACCGCCGGCGAAGTGGCCAAGCTGGTGCTCACCGCATCCGGCGGGCCGTTTCTCGGCTGGTCGGCCCAAGACCTGCTCTCGGTGACCCCCGAGCAGGCGGGTAAGCACCCGACCTGGTCGATGGGGCCGATGAACACGTTGAACTCGGCGACCCTGGTCAACAAGGGTCTCGAGCTCATCGAGACGCACCTGCTGTTCGGCATCGACTACGAGCGCATCCAGGTCGTCGTGCACCCCCAGTCGATCGTGCACTCGATGGCCACCTTCACCGACGGGTCAACGCTGGCCCAGGCCAGCCCGCCGGATATGAAACTGCCCATCGCGCTGGCGCTCGGCTGGCCCGACCGGGTTCCCGGCGCGGCATCCGCATGCGACTTCTCCACCGCCTCGACCTGGGAATTCCTTCCGCTCGACGACGAGGTGTTCCCGGCGGTGCAGCTGGCCAGGGAGGCCGGCCGGCGGGGCGGCAGCCTCACCGCCGTCTACAACGCCGCCAACGAAGAGGCGGCGGCGGCGTTCCTCGCGGGCCGCATCCGGTTCCCCGAGATCGTCGACACCGTTGCCGACGTCGTGCGCGCTGCCGACCAGTGGGCGGCCGAACCCGCTACCGTGGAGGAGGTCCTCGACGCGCAGCGCTGGGCTCGGGACCGCGCGGGACGCGCCGTCGAGCGGGCCGCAACACCTTCGAGTAAAGGGTTAGTCACCAGATGA
- a CDS encoding fasciclin domain-containing protein translates to MKNPSLKNPSSSNTSLKPRTTTHTHRRTLAAAGLSALAIFGVAACSSEEAESTASSASSAASSAVESATATAPTSGAAADPAANLVGSGCAAYAEQVPSGPGSVAGMAVEPVTVAASNNPMLTTLTQALSGQLNPNVNLVDTLNGGEFTVFAPTDEAFAKLDPATVETLKTDSDLLTSILTYHVVPGQAAPDQVPGDHKTVQGANVTVTGDGEALKVNEAGLVCGGVQTANATVYMIDTVLMPPAN, encoded by the coding sequence ATGAAGAACCCGTCGTTGAAGAACCCGTCGTCGAGTAACACGTCGTTGAAGCCACGCACGACCACTCACACGCACCGCAGGACCCTGGCCGCGGCGGGGCTCAGCGCTCTGGCGATCTTCGGCGTCGCGGCGTGTTCGAGTGAGGAGGCCGAGAGCACCGCCTCGTCGGCGTCGAGCGCCGCATCGTCGGCTGTCGAGTCCGCCACCGCCACTGCTCCCACCTCGGGTGCGGCCGCGGATCCCGCCGCGAACCTGGTCGGTTCGGGCTGCGCGGCCTACGCAGAACAGGTGCCCAGCGGACCGGGTTCGGTCGCCGGCATGGCAGTCGAGCCCGTGACGGTGGCCGCGTCGAACAACCCGATGCTCACGACGCTGACGCAGGCGCTCTCCGGTCAGCTGAACCCGAACGTCAACCTGGTCGACACCCTCAACGGCGGCGAATTCACCGTCTTCGCCCCCACCGATGAGGCGTTCGCCAAGCTGGACCCGGCGACCGTCGAGACGTTGAAGACGGATTCTGATCTGCTCACCAGCATCCTCACCTATCACGTGGTGCCGGGACAGGCCGCTCCCGATCAGGTGCCGGGCGACCACAAGACCGTCCAGGGCGCCAACGTCACCGTGACCGGTGACGGAGAAGCCCTGAAGGTCAACGAGGCCGGGCTGGTGTGCGGCGGCGTGCAGACCGCCAACGCCACGGTCTACATGATCGACACGGTCCTGATGCCGCCGGCCAACTGA
- a CDS encoding fasciclin domain-containing protein, protein MTVNKNRVLNAGFAAIAAAGLSLGAAATAQAQPAAGLVGPGCAAYAQQVPTGPGSVMGMAMDPVATAAANNPMLTTLTKAVSGQLNPQVNLVDTLNGGQFTVFAPTDEAFAKIDPATIERLKTDAPLLTSILTYHVVPGQAAPDAVVGTHKTVQGADVTVTGNGADLKVDDASVVCGGVKTANATVYLIDTVLMPPAA, encoded by the coding sequence ATGACTGTCAACAAGAATCGCGTTCTGAACGCCGGCTTCGCGGCAATCGCCGCCGCCGGGTTGTCGCTGGGCGCGGCCGCCACGGCACAGGCACAGCCCGCGGCCGGACTGGTGGGGCCGGGCTGCGCTGCCTATGCGCAGCAGGTGCCGACCGGCCCCGGTTCGGTCATGGGCATGGCCATGGATCCGGTCGCGACGGCCGCAGCCAACAACCCGATGCTGACCACGCTCACGAAAGCTGTGTCGGGACAGCTCAATCCGCAGGTGAACCTGGTCGACACCCTCAACGGGGGCCAGTTCACGGTGTTCGCGCCGACCGATGAGGCGTTCGCAAAGATCGATCCCGCCACGATCGAGCGGCTCAAGACCGATGCGCCGCTGCTGACCAGCATCCTGACCTACCACGTGGTGCCCGGCCAGGCGGCTCCCGACGCCGTCGTCGGCACGCACAAGACCGTGCAGGGGGCCGATGTCACCGTGACCGGTAACGGCGCTGACCTGAAGGTCGACGACGCGTCGGTGGTGTGCGGCGGCGTCAAGACGGCGAACGCGACGGTGTACCTCATCGACACGGTGCTGATGCCGCCGGCCGCCTAG